One Solanum lycopersicum chromosome 4, SLM_r2.1 DNA window includes the following coding sequences:
- the LOC138348004 gene encoding uncharacterized protein, translating to MVICLPEITIPSEVCEECVVGKQHRSQFPKGKSWRANVVLELIHSDICGPIKPVSNGAMRGVPRVEWNGVSASYPSKEFPDVFPSDLPSVPPDRDIDFAIDLESCTKPISIPPYRMVPAECKELKDQLQNLLRKANVVADALSKKTPSMGSLVEHSIDERPLDRDVHILVNSLFPFKILEESDGMIAFIEDRSSLVEQIRAHQFNDKKLCLIREKVLRWEAKEVKCEHQRTGGVSQRMSIPTWKWERITMDFVVRLPTTVGGYDSIWVVVDMLTKSVHFIPVWVKYTAKKLAELYISKIVRLHGFLIYIIPDRGSLFSSHFWKALQYGLATHLGMSTTFYPQTDGQSKRMIHVLEDIIRACVIDFKDRWDRHLPLAEFANNNLLANNNSYHSSILMGSLEALYGRRCRSPIGSFDLTKMDSLDTDLLRDAIEEDRMIQYRLQTS from the exons ATGGTTATATGTCTTCCTGAAATTACAATTCCATCTGAAGTTTGTGAGGAATGTGTTGTTGGCAAACAACATCGTTCTCAATTTCCTAAAGGAAAGTCGTGGAGAGCCAATGTTGTTTTGGAGCTAATACATTCAGACATTTGTGGCCCAATCAAACCAGTTTCTAATGGAG ctATGCGTGGTgttccgagggttgagtggaatGGTGTTAGTGCttcttatcctagcaag GAGTTTcccgatgtatttccttctgatcttccaagtgttcctcccgatagggatattgattttgctattgatttggagtcgtgcactaagcctatttctatccctccataTCGTATGGTTCCAGCAGAGTGTAAAGAACTGAAGGATCAGTTGCAgaatttattga ggaaagccaatgttgtggccgatgctctgagtaagaagactcctagcatggggagtcttgtaGAGCATAGTATTGATGAAAGACCTTTGGATAGAGATGTGCATATATTAGTTAACAGTCTTTTCCCCTTTAAGATTTTGgaagagagtgatgggatgattgcaTTTATTGAGGATcggtcttctttagtcgagcagatccgtgcacaccagtttaatgataaaaagttatgtctcattcgagaaAAAGTATTGAGATGGGAAGCTAAGGAG gtcaagtgtgagcaccagcggaccgggggtgtatctcagaggatgTCTAtacctacttggaagtgggagcggattaccATGGACTTTGTTGTGCGTTTAcctaccacagtgggtggttatgactctatttgggtcgTCGTTGATATGTTGACCAAGTCTGTGCACTTTATTCCAGTTTGGGTGAAGTATACGGCAAAAAAGTTAGCCGAGCTATATATCAGTAAGATTGTACGACTACATGGATTTCTTATTTATATCATAccagatcgaggttcactatttagttctcacttctggaaggcattacagTATGGTCTGGCTACCCATTTAGGTATGAGTACAACCTTTtaccctcagacagatggtcagTCTAAGCGGATGATTCATGTGTTAGAAGATATTATCCGAGCGTGTGTTATCGATTTCAAAGATAGATGGGatcgacatttacccttagcggagtttgccaATAATAATCTGCTTGCcaataataacagttatcactctagtatcttGATGGGCTCACTTGAGGCGTTGTATGGAAGACGATGTAGATCCCCAATTGGTTCGTTTGATTTGACgaagatggactctttggatacagacttgcttagagatgctataGAGGAAGaccgtatgattcagtatagactGCAGACATCCTAG
- the LOC101267514 gene encoding uncharacterized protein, protein MIDVTIVEKILCSLMPKYDYVVCSIKESKDIDELLLDELQSSLLVYEQKMNRISSSEEQSLKASTNTRVSNFRGRDRGIGRGDRGYRDGGNTDDNRNFRANDDHGKGRRRNFDKSKVECYRCHKFGHYKSECYTRLPNDKDEKSNFAKSNEIEILLMTFQGEKKPEKKCLGDIKVRDKNGFEEKISNVFYVPALKSNLLSVGQLQEKGYVITIEKGACEIYNPTRGAIVVVKMISNRLFPLRIPNSHWLFESRSYRFVMVVTF, encoded by the exons ATGATTGATGTCACAATTGTGGAAAAAATATTGTGCTCCCTGATGCCAAAGTATGACTATGTCGTTTGCTCCATTAAGGAGTCAAAAGATATAGATGAGTTATTGCTTGACGAGTTGCAAAGTTCCTTATTGGTATATGAGCAAAAAATGAACCGTATTTCATCGTCCGAAGAGCAGTCTTTAAAGGCTTCTACTAATACTCGTGTCTCAAATTTTAGAGGAAGGGATAGAGGTATAGGAAGAGGAGATCGAGGATATAGAGATGGAGGCAACACAGACGACAATAGAAATTTTAGAGCCAATGATGACCATGGTAAAGGCAGAAGAAGGAATTTTGATAAATCCAAAGTAGAATGTTATCGATGtcataaatttggtcattatAAGTCTGAATGTTATACCAGGCTGCCTAATGACAAGGATGAGAAGTCAAATTTTGCTAAAAGTAACGAAATTGAGATATTGTTGATGACATTCCAAGGAGAGAAGAAAcctgaaaaaaaatgtttg GGTGATATTAAGGTTAGAGACAAGAAtggttttgaagaaaaaatctcAAATGTATTTTATGTTCCTGCTTTGAAAAGCAATCTTCTAAGTGTTGGTCAATTGCAAGAAAAAGGATATGTTATAACTATTGAGAAAGGTGCATGTGAGATTTATAATCCTACTAGAGGAGCTATTGTTGTGGTGAAAATGATTTCAAACAGATTGTTTCCGTTGAGGATACCGAATAGTCACTGGTTGTTTGAAAGCAGAAGTTATAGATTCGTCATGGTTGTGACATTTTAG